A genomic region of Arachis stenosperma cultivar V10309 chromosome 9, arast.V10309.gnm1.PFL2, whole genome shotgun sequence contains the following coding sequences:
- the LOC130948207 gene encoding cysteine-rich repeat secretory protein 38-like isoform X1 — MSLLSISLLWFLCCLIITTTLISKTSADLGTTSQRFFYFCDQNNERGNYTAKSNYARNLNTLLSTLTSNTRIDYGFYNSSYGENKDKVNAIGLCRGDIKPEECRGCLDQAKANITQLCPNRKEAIGWYQDEKCMLRYSDRTIFGLNETEPAYYMCNMNNATVDADKFNGVVKNLSDKLRRKAAAGDSRRKYGAGTAVDDQSNKTVYGVVQCTPDLSEAECDSCLVESIKGLLSLCNDKIGARMVRPSCYHRYETYSFLFYDPSTHHPSPSPSPSPSPSPSPSPFPAPSSPEAATPSPSSSLVPPSAPSAQPPSDPLSSPTPSFEGVKTSSTTVTTVPSLLLLGSFLFVST; from the exons ATGTCTCTTCTTTCTATAAGCCTACTTTGGTTCCTTTGTTGCCTCATCATAACAACAACTCTCATATCCAAAACCAGTGCTGATTTAGGTACAACTTCACAAAGGTTCTTCTACTTTTGCGATCAAAATAACGAGAGAGGTAACTACACAGCAAAGAGCAACTATGCCAGAAACCTCAATACCCTTTTGTCCACTCTCACATCCAACACAAGAATCGACTACGGTTTCTACAATTCCTCTTATGGCGAAAACAAAGACAAAGTAAACGCCATTGGACTCTGCAGAGGAGACATCAAACCGGAGGAATGCCGCGGCTGCCTCGATCAAGCGAAAGCCAACATCACACAGCTTTGTCCAAACCGCAAGGAGGCAATTGGTTGGTACCAAGATGAGAAATGCATGTTGCGGTACTCCGATCGCACCATATTCGGCCTCAACGAAACAGAACCAGCCTATTATATGTGTAACATGAACAATGCAACAGTAGATGCGGACAAGTTCAATGGAGTGGTGAAGAACTTGTCGGACAAGCTAAGAAGGAAAGCTGCAGCGGGTGACTCTCGTCGAAAATATGGAGCGGGAACTGCGGTTGATGATCAAAGTAACAAAACCGTGTACGGTGTTGTTCAGTGTACTCCTGATTTGTCTGAAGCAGAATGTGATAGCTGCTTAGTTGAGTCAATCAAAGGGCTATTGAGTCTTTGCAATGATAAGATTGGTGCTAGAATGGTTAGGCCTAGTTGCTATCATAGATATGAAACCTACTCCTTCCTCTTCTATGATCCTTCAACACATCAcccatcaccatcaccatcaccatcaccatcaccatcaccatcaccgTCACCATTTCCAGCACCTTCTTCACCTGAAG CAGCGACGCCTTCACCATCGTCATCTCTGGTACCACCTTCAGCACCTTCAGCCCAACCACCATCTGATCCTCTATCATCACCAACACCTTCTTTTGAAG GGGTGAAAACATCAAGTACCACAGTCACTACAGTTCCgtcgttgttgttgttgggctcatttttatttgtatcaaCATAG
- the LOC130948207 gene encoding cysteine-rich repeat secretory protein 38-like isoform X2: protein MSLLSISLLWFLCCLIITTTLISKTSADLGTTSQRFFYFCDQNNERGNYTAKSNYARNLNTLLSTLTSNTRIDYGFYNSSYGENKDKVNAIGLCRGDIKPEECRGCLDQAKANITQLCPNRKEAIGWYQDEKCMLRYSDRTIFGLNETEPAYYMCNMNNATVDADKFNGVVKNLSDKLRRKAAAGDSRRKYGAGTAVDDQSNKTVYGVVQCTPDLSEAECDSCLVESIKGLLSLCNDKIGARMVRPSCYHRYETYSFLFYDPSTHHPSPSPSPSPSPSPSPSPFPAPSSPEATPSPSSSLVPPSAPSAQPPSDPLSSPTPSFEGVKTSSTTVTTVPSLLLLGSFLFVST from the exons ATGTCTCTTCTTTCTATAAGCCTACTTTGGTTCCTTTGTTGCCTCATCATAACAACAACTCTCATATCCAAAACCAGTGCTGATTTAGGTACAACTTCACAAAGGTTCTTCTACTTTTGCGATCAAAATAACGAGAGAGGTAACTACACAGCAAAGAGCAACTATGCCAGAAACCTCAATACCCTTTTGTCCACTCTCACATCCAACACAAGAATCGACTACGGTTTCTACAATTCCTCTTATGGCGAAAACAAAGACAAAGTAAACGCCATTGGACTCTGCAGAGGAGACATCAAACCGGAGGAATGCCGCGGCTGCCTCGATCAAGCGAAAGCCAACATCACACAGCTTTGTCCAAACCGCAAGGAGGCAATTGGTTGGTACCAAGATGAGAAATGCATGTTGCGGTACTCCGATCGCACCATATTCGGCCTCAACGAAACAGAACCAGCCTATTATATGTGTAACATGAACAATGCAACAGTAGATGCGGACAAGTTCAATGGAGTGGTGAAGAACTTGTCGGACAAGCTAAGAAGGAAAGCTGCAGCGGGTGACTCTCGTCGAAAATATGGAGCGGGAACTGCGGTTGATGATCAAAGTAACAAAACCGTGTACGGTGTTGTTCAGTGTACTCCTGATTTGTCTGAAGCAGAATGTGATAGCTGCTTAGTTGAGTCAATCAAAGGGCTATTGAGTCTTTGCAATGATAAGATTGGTGCTAGAATGGTTAGGCCTAGTTGCTATCATAGATATGAAACCTACTCCTTCCTCTTCTATGATCCTTCAACACATCAcccatcaccatcaccatcaccatcaccatcaccatcaccatcaccgTCACCATTTCCAGCACCTTCTTCACCTGAAG CGACGCCTTCACCATCGTCATCTCTGGTACCACCTTCAGCACCTTCAGCCCAACCACCATCTGATCCTCTATCATCACCAACACCTTCTTTTGAAG GGGTGAAAACATCAAGTACCACAGTCACTACAGTTCCgtcgttgttgttgttgggctcatttttatttgtatcaaCATAG
- the LOC130950192 gene encoding uncharacterized protein LOC130950192 — MGATPFTERILRAKLPRGFDKPTDMKYDGIKDPQEHLTAFEARMNLEGASDAVRCRAFPVTLAGPAIKWFNALPNGSITSFHDITRKFMAQFMTRITKAKHPISLLGVTQKQEESTRKYLDRFNDECLTVDGLTDSVASLCLTNRLMNEDFRKHLTTKPVWTMHEIQNVAKDYINDEEVSQVVAANKRQHVATPHGNPTPRHNPPPKENQRDHLKPTHRPPRIGKFSNYTPLTAPITEIYHQIADRGIIPKARPLKERTGGNKALYCDYHRGYGHKTQDCFDLKDALEQAIRDGKLPEFAKFIREPRRANIDKSPEREGRNPRTQKPPPRENPEEDPTIIVNVITGKDAPNKSKLTMKKDLKIMAVRHHDPVTITDSTITFLPEDCQHGTSAEDAPFVISARIGTGLVRRILVDTGADSNILFRGAFDKLGLRNDNLQTHRHGVTGLGDNFLKPDGSVTLPITIGTSNQRKTILSEFVVLKDSTAYNVILGRKTINDFSAVIFTKYLLMKFRADDGTIGTIHGDRKVAAECDNNSLALRKKSRDAAGIFLADLDARLDGQLRPEPEGDMEKLQIGPTREEYTFINRNLPYDLKEELYQLLKQNRDLFAFTPADMPGISPDLMSHHLAVDPLAKPVAQRRRKMSPDRATEVRKQVKALLEANFIRELPYTTWLANVVLVRKSNGKWRMCVDYTDLNKACPKDAFPLPNINGLVDAASGHRYLSFMDAYSGYNQIPMHRPDEEKTAFITPDGTYCYRVMPFGLKNAGATYQRLVNKIFRNLSGNKIEVYIDDMLAKTESGEQLTDDLKVIMDTLRKHQMRLNPTKCAFGMEAGKFLGFMITQRGVEANPEKCSAVLEMTSPKNLKEIQKLTGRLTALSRFLGASAQKAIPFFKLMKKGTPFKWETECEEAFQHFKRVLAEPPILAKPQTGETLYLYLSITEETIAAALVRENEKKEQKPIYFISKVLQDTEARYSRLEKLAFTLLSASRRLRQYFQAHPITVRTDQTVKQVLQKPDLVGRMLAWSIELSQFQVRFEPRNAIKAQALTDFIAEMTPIKPTPEPWKLHVDGSSNSTHGGAGIILENQNGIIIEQSIRYDFPVSNNQAEYEALLAGLTLAREVDAKIITRFGIPEVIISDNGTQFTDKKFRELLEGLHISHRFSSVEHPQTNGQVESANKIIVKGLKKRLDEAKGLWAEELGSVLWSYRTTPQTSTGETPFRLTYGVEAVIPVEIGDPSPRKTVGGNDEEAERDLVDEERSIAHVKELALKQRISLRYNHGVIR, encoded by the exons ATGGGAGCCACGCCCTTCACAGAAAGAATTTTAAGAGCAAAGCTCCCCAGAGGCTTCGACAAACCCACCGACATGAAGTATGACGGAATTAAAGACCCTCAAGAACACTTAACGGCTTTCGAGGCCAGAATGAACCTGGAAGGAGCATCCGACGCAGTCCGATGTAGAGCCTTCCCAGTAACCCTCGCCGGACCAGCGATCAAATGGTTCAACGCCCTCCCGAACGGATCCATAACCAGCTTCCACGACATCACAAGGAAATTCATGGCTCAGTTCATGACCCGAATCACCAAAGCCAAACACCCCATCAGCTTGCTAGGGGTCACACAGAAACAAGAAGAATCTACAAGAAAATACCTCGACCGCTTCAACGACGAATGCCTGACGGTCGACGGACTCACGGATTCCGTTGCCAGCCTCTGCCTAACCAACAGACTCATGAATGAAGACTTTCGCAAACATCTCACCACTAAACCAGTATGGACCATGCACGAAATCCAGAACGTCGCCAAAGATTACATCAACGACGAGGAAGTCAGCCAGGTCGTCGCTGCCAACAAGCGGCAGCACGTCGCTACTCCACACGGCAACCCGACTCCCCGTCATAACCCGCCACCCAAAGAAAACCAACGAGACCACCTTAAGCCAACCCACCGACCCCCAAGAATAGGAAAATTCTCCAATTACACCCCCCTAACAGCACCAATTACTGAGATATACCACCAAATAGCAGATCGAGGCATCATCCCCAAAGCCCGACCACTCAAGGAAAGAACAGGAGGAAACAAAGCCCTCTACTGCGACTACCACCGAGGTTACGGCCACAAAACACAAGATTGTTTTGACCTTAAAGACGCTCTCGAGCAGGCCATACGAGACGGCAAACTCCCGGAGTTCGCCAAATTCATCAGAGAACCAAGACGCGCCAACATCGACAAGTCGCCGGAAAGAGAAGGGCGCAACCCGAGAACCCAAAAGCCGCCCCCCAGGGAAAACCCCGAAGAGGATCCGACCATCATAGTAAACGTCATCACGGGCAAGGACGCTCCAAACAAGTCAAAGCTAACAATGAAAAAAGACCTCAAAATAATGGCCGTCAGGCACCACGACCCAGTCACAATAACCGACAGCACGATAACTTTCTTGCCGGAAGACTGCCAACACGGCACCTCCGCCGAAGACGCCCCCTTCGTCATATCAGCCCGAATCGGAACAGGGCTAGTAAGAAGAATACTCGTGGACACTGGCGCCGACTCTAACATCCTCTTCCGAGGAgctttcgacaaactcggaCTCCGCAACGACAACCTCCAAACACACCGCCACGGTGTCACGGGCCTCGGAGATAACTTCCTCAAACCAGACGGCTCGGTTACCCTTCCCATCACCATAGGAACAAGCAATCAGAGAAAGACGATCTTATCCGAATTCGTAGTCCTGAAAGACTCCACAGCCTACAACGTCATTCTCGGGAGAAAAACGATCAACGACTTCTCCGCAGTCATCTTCACCAAATACCTCCTCATGAAGTTCAGGGCCGACGACGGCACCATCGGGACCATCCACGGAGACCGGAAAGTCGCAGCCGAATGCGACAACAACAGTTTAGCCCTAAGGAAGAAATCCCGGGATGCAGCCGGGATATTCCTTGCCGACCTAGACGCACGACTAGACGGCCAACTTAGGCCGGAACCAGAAGGAGACATGGAAAAGCTACAGATAGGGCCAACCAGAGAAGAATACACCTTCATCAACAGAAACCTCCCCTACGACCTCAAAGAAGAACTCTACCAACTTTTGAAACAAAACAGAGACTTGTTCGCATTTACACCAGCCGATATGCCGGGAATAAGCCCCGACCTTATGTCTCACCATCTGGCAGTGGACCCCCTAGCCAAACCAGTAGCACAAAGAAGACGAAAAATGTCACCAGACCGAGCCACCGAGGTCCGAAAACAGGTGAAAGCCCTACTCGAAGCCAACTTCATCCGAGAACTCCCTTACAcgacatggctagccaacgtcgtACTAGTAAGAAAATCTAACGGGAAATGGCGAATGTGCGTGGactacacagatctcaacaaagcatgcccgAAGGACGCCTTCCCCCTACCGAACATCAACGGGCTAGTGGATGCGGCATCCGGCCACCGATACCTcagcttcatggacgcatactccgGCTACAACCAGATCCCGATGCACCGCCCAGACGAAGAAAAAACAGCATTCATCACCCCGGACGGAACCTACTGCTACAGAGTAATGCCCTTCGGCTTAAAAAACGCCGGAGCCACCTACCAGCGACTTGTTAACAAGATATTTCGCAACCTATCCGGAAACAAAATAGAAGTCTACATTGATGATATGCTCGCCAAAACGGAATCCGGGGAGCAACTAACCGACGACCTCAAGGTAATAATGGACACCCTGCGAAAACACCAAATGCGACTCAACCCAACAAAATGTGCCTTCGGAATGGAAGCAGGGAAATTCCTCGGCTTCATGATCACGCAACGCGGAGTCGAGGCAAACCCAGAAAAATGCAGTGCCGTCCTCGAGATGACAAGCCCCAAAAATCTCAAAGAAATCCAAAAACTCACCGGCCGACTAACCGCATTATCCCGGTTCCTCGGGGCATCGGCCCAAAAGGCAATCCCTTTTTTCAAACTTATGAAAAAAGGAACCCCCTTCAAATGGGAGACAGAATGCGAAGAAGCTTTCCAACACTTCAAAAGGGTTCTAGCGGAGCCCCCAATCCTCGCAAAACCTCAAACAGGGGAAACACTATACCTGTACCTCTCCATAACGGAAGAAACAATCGCCGCAGCACTCGTCCGGGAAAACgagaaaaaagaacaaaaaccCATATACTTCATAAGCAAGGTCCTACAGGATACGGAAGCTCGTTATTCACGTCTAGAAAAGCTAGCTTTCACACTCCTCTCGGCTTCCCGACGACTACGACAATACTTCCAAGCTCACCCCATAACGGTCCGAACCGACCAAACGGTCAAACAGGTATTACAAAAGCCCGACCTAGTAGGAAGAATGCTAGCATGGTCCATCGAGTTATCCCAATTCCAGGTCAGGTTCGAACCCCGAAACGCCATCAAAGCGCAGGCCTTGACCGACTTCATCGCCGAGATGACGCCGATTAAACCCACACCCGAACCATGGAAACTGCACGTCGACGGCTCATCAAACTCCACTCACGGAGGTGCCGGGATTATACTCGAAAACCAAAACGGGATCATAATTGAACAATCAATACGATACGACTTTCCAGTATCCAataaccaagcagaatacgaagccctctTGGCAGGCCTAACCCTAGCCCGGGAAGTCGACGCCAAG ATCATTACCCGATTTGGAATCCCCGAAGTCATCATCTCGGACAACGGAACCCAGTTCACCGACAAAAAATTCAGAGAACTCCTAGAAGGATTGCACATATCCCATCGCTTCAGCTCGGTAGAACATCCCCAAACAAACGGGCAGGTAGAATCCGCCAACAAAATAATCGTTAAAGGACTCAAGAAACGACTCGACGAAGCCAAGGGACTATGGGCAGAAGAGTTGGGATCAGTCCTATGGTCGTACCGAACAACACCCCAAACGAGCACGGGAGAAACGCCCTTCCGACTAACATACGGCGTGGAAGCAGTCATTCCAGTGGAAATCGGAGACCCCAGCCCCAGGAAAACGGTCGGAGGTAACGACGAAGAAGCAGAACGAGACCTCGTGGACGAAGAAAGAAGCATAGCTCACGTCAAAGAGTTAGCACTCAAACAAAGAATCAGCCTAAGGTACAACCACGGCGTCATCCGATGA